In the Astatotilapia calliptera chromosome 5, fAstCal1.2, whole genome shotgun sequence genome, one interval contains:
- the LOC113022065 gene encoding uncharacterized protein LOC113022065 yields the protein MSSKASSLKTRSEASCASSTGSAAAKARAKAEAAKARLSFAAKEMDLKVEKAQIEVAKAKVEASIEYLQHEKDVASAIAEAESLEAAAATQTETRSNICPSVTAERTKQYVIGQSTFVRKENDAALQQSQNENVTQSKSELTCDQPPSPKKENDPQKIPIGLTDDPDCCQKTPVISPSPHANKNYSTNWSNQVSTSSFHNARPLYKEPRESNVSDFIRYFARREIVATGLLQFNDKPQNFRAWKRSFENAISGLDLTASEEMDLMLKWLGKESAEHAEQLRAIHINNPVNGLNMIWDRLEQCYGSAEVIEDALFKRIDAFPKISSKDFAKLRKFSDLLMEVQCAKAEGDLPGLAFLDTARGVNPIIQKLPFYLQERWITVGANYKRTKCVSFPPFSVLVDFVAQEADARNDPSFNLTPSPDAPRPDKLSWRANRQKEISVHKTDVISRTSSDTQRFPNKTVHGEKICPIHKKAHPLAVCRAFRMKTLLDRKMFLKENDFCFRCCASSSHIAKNCKAKVQCSECNDEKHCTALHPGPAPWLKETEPAAEHGGEPDTTESEEITSKCTQVCGVNEAGTSCSKICLVNVYPAGHPHQAVRLYAIHDEQSNRSLVRPELFNDCGPSSPYSLKTCAGTKETMGRRATGYVVAALDGSVHISLPSLIECKNIPNDRDEIPTPSAARHHSHLKSVAHLIPALDSNAPILMLLGRDVIRAHKVRKQISGPNNAPYAQKLDLGWVIVGNVCLGDVHRTPAVRTLFTNATERGRPTAFEPCPNVFNIKEKHCGIQVPLNFSSQLADSACEPDHLGCNVFKQTRNDNYISPSIQDNAFLKIMEEGLTKDTDNSWTAPLPFKNPRRKLPNNRPQALNRLMSLLRTFEKKKEMKEHFITFMDKIFQNKHAEIAPTLKEDEECWYLPLFGVYHPCKPTQIRVVFDSSAKYEGVSLNDVLLTGPDFNNSLLGVLIRFRKEAVAFTADIEQMFYCFNVREQDRNYLRFLWFRDNDISKEVVEYRMTVHVFGNSPSPAVAIYGLHQSVQRVEPDCDADVKQFVMRDFYVDDGLKSLPTVEKAISLLQRTRDALANSNLRLHKIAANRKEVLEAFPTQDHAKNLKNLDFESDSVPMQRSLGLLWDLSKDRFTFEVSDESKPFTRRGVLSTINSLYDPLGFVAPVTIQGKSILRELTAENGDWDAPLPPEMEESWTQWKDSLKDLPNMTIPRAYTDISPSTAVKKELCVFSDASTKAIAAVAYLKVTDAEGHSQVGFVMGKAKLAPHPDQTIPRLELSAAVLAVELADLISDELDCKLDHTTFYTDSKVVLGYIYNESRRFYVYVSNRVTRIRRSSQPCQWHYVASSQNPADHATRSVPAFQLPLSNWLTGPDLLHQIQNSPNDSYDLVEPNMDADVRPQVTALKTTASTKELGSDRFTKFSTWKSLTRALSRLIHVIHNFKSPPGKANHCNGWHYCETGLTVYELKQAQNLVIRAVQQDVYAEEIKCVQKHGKLPKTSHLKTLDPYLDKEGLLRVGGRIRDSNISQGEKNPLIVPGHHHVAALLIKHYHEQTQHQGRLFTEGAVRSAGWWIVGGKRKVSTIIYHCVTCKRLRAPLSTQKMSNLPPDRLTTDPPFTNVGLDVFGPWFVSSRRTRGSVNQNKRWAVIFTCLSIRAVHIEVVESLDTSSFINAFRRFLAVRGPVKTVRSDRGTNFVSACKELKIPSNLDNTAVHTFLKEHGCKWTFNPPHASHFSGAWGRILDSMFFQLKTTKLTHEVLVTFMAEVAAIINCRPLVPVSSDPSDPFILTPAVLLTQKVAPLQAPAEKFTASDLYKHQWRQVQHLSNIFWDKWRKEFLPTLQPRRKWQSSQPNVSLGSVVVLKDSRVPRNEWPLGLITKVFPSKDGKIRTVEIKVVKSDGTKVLTRPISEIVPLVPS from the coding sequence ATGTCCAGCAAGGCGTCATCCCTCAAGACCCGGTCCGAAGCTTCGTGTGCCTCCTCTACAGGTTCTGCAGCAGCCAAAGCCAGAGCAAAAGCTGAGGCAGCCAAGGCACGGCTCAGCTTCGCAGCTAAAGAAATGGATTTGAAGGTAGAAAAAGCACAAATAGAAGTAGCAAAAGCTAAAGTCGAGGCATCCATCGAATATTTACAGCATGAAAAAGATGTAGCTTCAGCCATTGCTGAAGCAGAGTCATTAGAAGCAGCTGCtgccacacagacagaaacgCGCAGCAACATATGTCCCTCAGTAACAGCAGAACGAACTAAACAGTATGTCATTGGCCAATCTACAtttgtgagaaaagaaaatgatgctGCTCTTCAACaatcacaaaatgaaaatgtaacacAAAGTAAATCAGAGCTCACCTGTGATCAGCCACCAAGCcctaaaaaggaaaatgaccCACAAAAAATTCCAATTGGTCTAACAGATGATCCTGACTGTTGCCAAAAAACTCCAGTCATTTCCCCTTCTCCCCATGCTAATAAAAATTACAGTACCAATTGGTCAAATCAGGTGTCAACATCTAGCTTCCATAATGCTAGGCCTTTATACAAAGAGCCTAGAGAATCAAATGTGAGTGACTTCATCAGATACTTTGCTCGTCGTGAAATAGTGGCAACAGGGCTGCTCCAGTTTAATGACAAGCCCCAAAACTTCAGAGCTTGGAAACGCTCATTTGAAAATGCTATAAGCGGGTTAGATCTAACGGCAAGTGAAGAAATGGACTTGATGTTAAAATGGCTTGGCAAGGAATCGGCTGAACATGCAGAACAACTCAGAGCCATACACATCAACAACCCAGTCAATGGCCTCAACAtgatatgggacagacttgaacaATGTTATGGCTCAGCTGAAGTGATCGAGGATGCACTGTTTAAAAGAATTGATGCATTCCCAAAAATCTCATCCAAAGACTTTGCAAAACTGAGAAAATTTAGTGACCTGCTCATGGAAGTGCAGTGCGCTAAAGCTGAAGGAGACCTCCCTGGTCTCGCGTTCCTAGATACAGCAAGAGGAGTAAATCCAATCATCCAAAAACTTCCCTTCTACCTGCAAGAAAGGTGGATTACGGTAGGAGCCAACTACAAACGCACAAAATGTGTCTCCTTCCCACCATTTAGTGTTCTAGTAGACTTTGTTGCACAAGAAGCTGATGCTAGAAACGACCCCAGCTTTAACCTCACACCATCACCTGATGCACCCAGACCAGACAAACTATCTTGGAgggcaaacagacaaaaagagaTTTCTGTGCACAAAACTGATGTCATCTCTCGCACTAGTTCAGACACACAGAGGTTCCCAAACAAAACTGTACATGGTGAAAAGATTTGTCCAATTCACAAGAAAGCCCATCCTCTCGCAGTGTGCAGAGCATTTCGCATGAAAACACTGTTAGATAGGAAAATGTTcttaaaagaaaatgactttTGCTTCAGGTGCTGTGCTTCATCTTCACACATAGCAAAGAACTGTAAAGCCAAGGTACAGTGTTCCGAGTGCAACGATGAGAAGCACTGCACGGCTCTCCACCCAGGACCAGCTCCCTGGCTAAAAGAaaccgaaccagcagcagagCATGGCGGGGAGCCTGACACCACTGAATCAGAGGAGATCACTTCTAAATGCACTCAGGTTTGTGGTGTGAATGAAGCAGGCACTTCATGTTCTAAAATCTGTCTCGTGAATGTCTACCCAGCAGGCCACCCACATCAAGCAGTAAGGCTTTATGCCATCCATGATGAACAAAGTAACAGATCACTAGTACGTCCGGAGTTGTTTAATGACTGCGGCCCTAGTTCCCCTTACTCGCTTAAGACATGTGCAGGTACCAAAGAGACAATGGGTAGAAGAGCTACAGGTTATGTAGTGGCAGCTTTAGATGGTTCAGTCCACATCTCACTGCCTAGCCTAATTGAGTGCAAAAATATCCCAAATGACAGAGACGAGATCCCCACACCCAGTGCAGCTAGACACCACAGCCATCTAAAGTCAGTGGCTCACCTCATTCCTGCCTTGGACTCTAACGCCCCCATACTAATGCTTCTTGGACGGGATGTCATTAGAGCTCACAAAGTCCGCAAACAGATAAGTGGCCCTAACAACGCACCCTATGCTCAAAAATTGGACCTAGGATGGGTCATAGTAGGAAACGTGTGTTTAGGTGACGTCCACAGAACTCCTGCAGTAAGGACTCTGTTCACAAATGCAACTGAAAGGGGACGTCCCACAGCATTCGAGCCATGTCCTAATGTTTTCAACATAAAAGAGAAACATTGTGGGATACAAGTTCCACTCAACTTCAGCTCCCAGCTGGCAGACAGTGCTTGTGAACCTGATCATTTAGGATGTAATGTGTTCAAACAAACCAGAAATGACAACTACATCTCACCTTCCATCCAGGACAATGCCTTCTTAAAAATAATGGAGGAAGGACTAACAAAAGACACAGATAACAGTTGGACAGCTcctttaccatttaaaaatccACGCCGAAAGCTCCCTAACAACAGACCACAGGCCCTGAATCGCCTAATGTCTCTTCTTCGCACctttgaaaagaagaaagagatgaAGGAACATTTCATCACcttcatggacaaaatattccaaaacaaacatgcagagaTCGCCCCTACACTAAAAGAGGATGAGGAATGTTGGTATCTGCCATTATTCGGTGTCTACCATCCCTGTAAACCCACGCAGATCAGGGTCGTCTTCGACAGCAGCGCCAAGTATGAAGGCGTATCCCTGAATGACGTTCTGTTAACAGGACCAGATTTTAATAACTCATTGCTTGGGGTCCTAATACGCTTCAGAAAAGAAGCCGTTGCCTTCACAGCAGACATCGAACAGATGTTTTACTGTTTCAACGTGCGAGAGCAAGACAGGAACTACTTACGCTTCTTGTGGTTCCGTGACAACGACATTTCCAAAGAAGTTGTGGAGTACAGAATGACGGTCCACGTCTTTGGGAACAGCCCATCGCCAGCAGTAGCCATATATGGCCTGCACCAGTCTGTCCAACGCGTCGAACCGGACTGCGATGCAGATGTGAAGCAGTTTGTCATGCGTGACTTCTACGTTGATGACGGACTCAAATCTCTACCTACTGTTGAAAAAGCCATATCTCTACTCCAAAGAACCCGAGACGCACTTGCAAACTCAAACTTAAGACTGCATAAAATAGCAGCAAACAGGAAGGAAGTACTAGAGGCATTCCCGACTCAAGATCATGCCAAAAATCTAAAAAACCTGGACTTCGAAAGTGATTCGGTGCCCATGCAGCGTAGCCTAGGTCTCCTCTGGGACCTAAGTAAAGACCGCTTCACCTTTGAAGTATCTGATGAGTCAAAACCCTTTACCAGACGAGGTGTTCTATCAACAATAAACAGTCTCTATGATCCGCTGGGTTTTGTAGCACCAGTCACCATACAGGGGAAGTCGATTCTACGCGAACTTACAGCTGAAAATGGGGACTGGGATGCTCCACTCCCTCCCGAAATGGAAGAGTCTTGGACACAGTGGAAAGACTCACTCAAAGACTTGCCTAACATGACCATTCCCAGAGCATACACAGACATTTCCCCTTCAACAGCCGTGAAAAaagagttgtgtgttttttcagacGCATCTACCAAAGCCATAGCTGCAGTGGCCTATTTAAAAGTGACAGATGCAGAAGGACACAGTCAAGTAGGCTTTGTAATGGGTAAGGCTAAGCTAGCACCACACCCAGATCAGACTATTCCAAGATTAGAGCTTAGTGCTGCCGTTTTAGCGGTTGAGCTCGCAGATCTTATCTCAGATGAACTTGACTGTAAACTAGATCACACTACTTTCTACACAGACAGTAAAGTAGTCCTAGGTTACATCTACAACGAGTCTAGAAGATTTTATGTCTATGTCAGTAATCGTGTGACTAGAATCCGCAGATCTTCTCAGCCATGCCAGTGGCACTATGTAGCTAGCAGTCAGAACCCTGCAGATCACGCCACTCGTTCTGTTCCTGCATTCCAGCTGCCGCTTAGTAACTGGCTCACCGGCCCTGACCTTTTACATCAGATTCAGAATTCTCCGAATGACTCCTATGACCTTGTAGAACCCAACATGGACGCAGATGTAAGACCTCAGGTAACCGCACTCAAAACAACAGCCTCAACTAAAGAACTGGGCTCAGACAGATTCACCAAGTTTTCTACCTGGAAATCCCTCACACGTGCTCTTTCTAGACTAATACATGTCATCCACAACTTCAAATCACCACCAGGCAAAGCCAATCACTGTAATGGCTGGCATTACTGTGAAACGGGACTTACTGTGTATGAGTTAAAGCAAGCTCAGAACCTTGTCATTCGAGCAGTACAGCAGGACGTGTATGCTGAAGAAATCAAGTGTGTGCAAAAACATGGAAAACTACCCAAAACCAGTCATCTCAAAACCTTAGACCCCTATCTGGACAAAGAAGGACTCCTTAGAGTAGGTGGTCGCATCAGAGACTCAAACATTAGCCAAGGTGAGAAAAACCCTCTCATAGTTCCTGGCCACCACCATGTTGCAGCGCTTCTCATAAAGCACTACCACGAGCAGACCCAGCATCAAGGTCGCCTTTTCACAGAAGGAGCCGTTCGCTCCGCAGGATGGTGGATAGTGGGCGGTAAAAGAAAAGTGAGCACAATCATCTATCATTGTGTTACCTGCAAAAGACTTCGTGCCCCTTTGAGCACACAGAAAATGTCAAACCTCCCTCCAGACCGTCTCACAACGGATCCCCCGTTCACGAATGTGGGCTTAGATGTGTTTGGTCCGTGGTTTGTGTCTTCACGACGTACAAGAGGAAGCGTCAACCAGAATAAAAGGTGGGCTGTCATATTCACTTGTTTGAGTATTAGAGCAGTTCACATTGAAGTGGTAGAGTCACTTGATACATCTAGCTTCATTAATGCATTCCGACGATTTCTGGCCGTGAGGGGACCAGTGAAAACTGTTCGCTCTGATCGAGGCACCAATTTTGTAAGTGCATGTAAAGAACTGAAAATCCCTTCAAACTTGGACAACACAGCTGTGCACACCTTCTTAAAAGAACATGGATGTAAATGGACTTTTAACCCACCTCATGCCTCCCATTTCAGCGGAGCATGGGGGAGAATATTGGACTCTATGTTTTTTCAGCTTAAGACCACTAAACTCACTCATGAGGTTCTCGTCACCTTCATGGCAGAGGTGGCTGCTATCATAAACTGTAGACCCCTCGTCCCGGTTTCATCAGACCCAAGTGACCCCTTTATCTTGACTCCAGCTGTTCTCCTGACTCAAAAGGTAGCACCCCTTCAGGCTCCAGCTGAAAAATTCACAGCATCAGACCTCTACAAACATCAGTGGCGCCAGGTTCAGCACCTGTCGAACATCTTCTGGGACAAATGGAGGAAAGAGTTTCTCCCTACCCTACAGCCACGCCGCAAATGGCAGTCTAGCCAGCCTAACGTGAGCTTAGGAAGTGTTGTGGTACTCAAAGACAGTCGAGTGCCAAGAAATGAGTGGCCTCTTGGTCTCATAACTAAGGTGTTCCCAAGTAAAGATGGTAAAATACGTACCGTGGAAATTAAGGTAGTTAAATCAGATGGTACAAAGGTGTTGACCAGACCTATCTCAGAGATCGTACCCTTGGTGCCTTCTTAA